In Mycobacterium sp. ITM-2016-00317, the genomic window TCGCGCTGCACATCGGCACCTCGACCACCCGGGTGCTGATCGGCACCGTGCTGGGGATCACCCTCGGCGTGCTGCTCGCCGTCTTCGCCGGCCTGACCCGCACCGGTGAGGACCTCCTCGACTGGAGCATGCAGATCCTCAAGGCCGTCCCGAACTTCGCGCTCACCCCGCTGCTCATCATCTGGATGGGCATCGGCGAGGGACCCAAGATCGTGCTCATCACCCTCGGTGTCGCGATCGCGATCTATATCAACACCTACTCCGGGATCCGCGGCGTCGACCAACAGCTGGTGGAGATGGCGCAGACCCTCGAGGTCCGCCGCACCACGCTGATCACCCAGGTGATCCTGCCCGGTGCGATGCCGAATTTCCTTGTCGGCCTTCGTCTCGGACTGTCCAGCGCCTGGCTGAGCCTGATCTTCGCCGAGATGATCAACACCACCGAGGGCATCGGCTTCCTGATGTCGCGCGCGCAGACCAACCTGCAGTTCGACGTGTCGCTGCTGGTGATCGTCATCTACGCGGTGCTCGGCCTGGCCTCCTACGCACTGGTGCGACTGCTGGAGCGGTTGCTGCTGTCCTGGCGCAACGGGTTCGCCGGATTCGAGGCCACGGTATGAGCGCTCCGGTGGTCACCGTGCGCGACCTGCGGCGTGCGTTCGGCGCCCAGCAGGTCCTCGACGGCCTCGATCTGGACATCGCCGACGGTGAGTTCGTCGCGATGCTGGGCCGCTCCGGTTCGGGCAAGAGCACGCTGCTGCGCATCCTCGCCGGGCTCGACGGCCAGGCCGACGGGTCGGTGATCGTGCCGCGCTCGCGGGCCGTGGTGTTCCAGAATCCGCGCCTGCTGCCGTGGCGCCGCGCGCTGGCCAACGTCACCTTCGCACTGCCCGATGCCGGCCCCGACGCACCGAGCAGGACCGCCCGCGGGCAGGCCGCACTCGACGAGGTCGGGTTGGCCGACAAGGCCCGCTCCTGGCCGCTGTCCCTGTCCGGCGGTGAGGCACAACGTGTCTCGCTGGCCCGGGCGCTGGTGCGGGAGCCCGACCTGTTGCTGCTCGACGAACCGTTCGGCGCGCTGGACGCCTTGACCCGACTCAAGATGTACCGCCTGCTGCACGATCTGTGGGCCCGCAGGCACATGGCCGTGCTGCACGTCACCCACGACGTCGACGAAGCCATCCTGCTCGCCGACCGGGTGGTCGTGCTCTCCGAAGGCAAGGTTTCGCTGGATCGTCGGGTGGAGCTGCCGTTCCCGCGCAGCCGCGGCGACGAGGGCTTCGACGAACTTCGCCGCACGCTGCTGGCCGAGCTGGGCGTGCAGGAGGAGGTCGGGCATGACCGCAGCCGGTGACGTCGACGTACATGTCACCGACGTCCTGGTGATCGGCGGCGGCCCGGCGGCCACCTGGGCCGCGATCGCCGCCGCCGAGTCCGGCAGCCGGGTCACCCTGGTGGACAAAGGGTACTGCGGAACCAGTGGAGCAACCGCCGCCGGCGGCAACAACCTGTGGCTGATCCCGCCCGGCCCGCGCCGCGACGAATCCATGCGGGAACGCGAGGCCGCCGCCGGGGGCCTCACCGATGCCGACTGGATGTCACGGGTGCTGTCCGCGTCGTGGGACCGCGTCGAGCAGCTCGCCGAGTGGGGCTACCCGTTCCCGGTCGGCGACGACGGACGGCAGCTCCGCGTCAGCCTGCAGGGCCCGGAGTACATGCGCCGGCTGCGGCGCAAGGCCCACCGCAGCGGGGTGCGCATCCTCGATCACCATCCCGCCACCGCGCTCGCCACCGATACCGATGGAATCGTCAACGGAGCCCACGGGATTGCCCGCCAGGACGGCGGCAGGCAGTGGCGCGTCACCGCCGGCGCGGTGGTACTGGCCACCGGCGGGACCGCGTTCCTGTCCGGGTCGTTCGGCACCAACGTCGACACCGGCGACGGCTACCTGATGGCCGCCGAGGTGGGTGCCGACCTGTCGGGCATGGAGTTCTGCACCGCCTACGCGCTGGCACCGGAATGGGGCATCCACACCAAGGGACGCATGCTGCAGTGGGCCAGCCTCTACGACGAGCACGGTCGGCCCTTCCCGACCGAACGCGGTCTGGCCGGGCGTAAAGACGCGCAACGGGCGCTGGCACGCGGGCAGCGGGTATTCGCCAGGCTGGACCGGGCGCCCGCGCACATCCGGCAGACCATGCGCGACGCCCAGCCCAACTACTTTCTGCCGCTGGACAAGGCGGGCATCGATCCGTTCGTCACGGCCTACCCGCTCCGCATGGTCTACGAGGGCTCGGTGCGGGGCACGGGCGGCCTGCGG contains:
- a CDS encoding ABC transporter permease, producing the protein MTVVDAPVRPERPAPQLIDVVAGHRRRRGIWARIPRPVRRMVSPVLVLAAWTIGSGTGLLNTDLFPPPSDVAVTAWRLLTEGQLALHIGTSTTRVLIGTVLGITLGVLLAVFAGLTRTGEDLLDWSMQILKAVPNFALTPLLIIWMGIGEGPKIVLITLGVAIAIYINTYSGIRGVDQQLVEMAQTLEVRRTTLITQVILPGAMPNFLVGLRLGLSSAWLSLIFAEMINTTEGIGFLMSRAQTNLQFDVSLLVIVIYAVLGLASYALVRLLERLLLSWRNGFAGFEATV
- a CDS encoding ABC transporter ATP-binding protein, translating into MSAPVVTVRDLRRAFGAQQVLDGLDLDIADGEFVAMLGRSGSGKSTLLRILAGLDGQADGSVIVPRSRAVVFQNPRLLPWRRALANVTFALPDAGPDAPSRTARGQAALDEVGLADKARSWPLSLSGGEAQRVSLARALVREPDLLLLDEPFGALDALTRLKMYRLLHDLWARRHMAVLHVTHDVDEAILLADRVVVLSEGKVSLDRRVELPFPRSRGDEGFDELRRTLLAELGVQEEVGHDRSR
- a CDS encoding FAD-binding protein — its product is MTAAGDVDVHVTDVLVIGGGPAATWAAIAAAESGSRVTLVDKGYCGTSGATAAGGNNLWLIPPGPRRDESMREREAAAGGLTDADWMSRVLSASWDRVEQLAEWGYPFPVGDDGRQLRVSLQGPEYMRRLRRKAHRSGVRILDHHPATALATDTDGIVNGAHGIARQDGGRQWRVTAGAVVLATGGTAFLSGSFGTNVDTGDGYLMAAEVGADLSGMEFCTAYALAPEWGIHTKGRMLQWASLYDEHGRPFPTERGLAGRKDAQRALARGQRVFARLDRAPAHIRQTMRDAQPNYFLPLDKAGIDPFVTAYPLRMVYEGSVRGTGGLRLTGPDCATTVPGLFAAGDAATRELITGAISGGGSHNGSWAIASGTFAGRGAAEFSRRRAGTEVAAADVTGLVGMRPGPTDAPTVDEVVRAAQDHVLPPTRSHLKAHDRLTESAEALNGVWRDIAGGLAPVPAREAYKTRQAVALVATARWITAASLTRTETRGLHRREDRPATDHRQAHRMLVGGFDEVWTAPDPVLPQLVSAEAVA